The Miscanthus floridulus cultivar M001 chromosome 7, ASM1932011v1, whole genome shotgun sequence genome includes a region encoding these proteins:
- the LOC136463453 gene encoding serine/threonine-protein kinase CTR1-like isoform X3 has translation MMKDAKWPPAAAGVGGRRGPPASSSSAAGAAYTLLASSPPTSASNDGCSPHYPPAPASDDDGPSFDASVAAAKLPFQQQQPHRNNPQLGVADWLRLQRQSSGSSVGGDDGEVSSTVSSTFANAAEYRDKGDADRPPSSSSKSWAQQAEEAYHLQLALALRLCSEASSAADPNFLDSSTAAAAADHLQHIASPQSLSHRFWVNGSLSYSDKVPDGFYLIQGMDPFIWTLCNDVHDGGLVPSIESLKAVNPTDSAIEVVVVDKVADYDLRQLISMAIDISRNRADSKEIATRLAAVVSTKMGGSVAATEEHELGPRWRDSVGFLKISSGSVVLPIGKLSIGFCCHRALLFKTLADSINLPCRVVKGCKYCKAGAATSCLVRFGHDREYLIDLIGNLGFLSEPDSLLNGLSSISVSSPLRPPKHDSADISDNFKLLAKQYFLDCQSLNLMFSDPAAGTDEPMGSNLGPNSSHATNSDCQATFTHLKDGTQRGSQDGNFIMQRSSPEDTQSGLSDPFSDMSLEIEDLIIPWSELVLKEKIGAGSFGTVHRADWNGSDVAVKILMEQDFHPERLKEFLREVAIMRSLRHPNIVLLMGAVTQPPNLSIVTEYLSRGSLYRLLHRHGARENLDERRRLSMAFDVAKGMNYLHKRNPPIVHRDLKSPNLLVDKKYTVKV, from the exons ATGATGAAGGATGCGAAGTGGCCGCCCGCGGCGGCGGGCGTCGGTGGGAGGCGAGGGCCCCCCGCCTCATCATCATCCGCCGCAGGGGCGGCCTACACCCTCCTCGCGTCCTCCCCGCCCACCAGCGCCAGCAACGACGGCTGCTCGCCGCACTACCCTCCCGCGCCCGCGTCCGACGACGACGGGCCCTCGTTCGACGCGTCCGTTGCTGCAGCGAAGCTTCcgttccagcagcagcagccgcacaGGAACAACCCCCAACTCGGTGTCGCGGACTGGCTGCGGCTGCAGCGGCAGTCCAGCGGGAGCAGCGTCGGGGGCGACGACGGCGAGGTATCCTCCACCGTCTCCTCCACCTTCGCCAACGCCGCAGAGTACAGGGACAAGGGCGACGCGGACCGCccgccgagcagcagcagcaagagctGGGCGCAGCAGGCGGAGGAGGCCTACCACCTCCAGCTCGCCCTCGCGCTCCGCCTCTGCTCCGAGGCCTCCTCCGCCGCGGACCCCAACTTCCTCgactcctccaccgccgccgccgccgccgaccacctcCAGCACATTGCATCGCCTCAATCCCTCTCCCACCGCTTCTGG GTCAACGGCAGCCTGTCCTACTCCGACAAGGTCCCGGATGGCTTCTACCTCATCCAGGGGATGGATCCCTTCATATGGACGCTCTGCAACGACGTGCACGACGGCGGCCTCGTCCCCTCCATTGAGTCTCTCAAGGCTGTCAATCCCACCGATTCTGCCATCGAGGTGGTCGTCGTAGATAAAGTGGCGGACTATGACCTGCGGCAGCTGATAAGCATGGCCATTGACATTTCTCGGAATCGTGCCGACTCCAAGGAGATCGCCACTCGACTCGCTGCCGTTGTGTCCACAAAGATGGG GGGATCAGTAGCAGCTACCGAGGAACACGAGTTGGGTCCCCGGTGGAGAGACTCTGTTGGGTTCCTGAAGATTAGCTCAGGGTCTGTTGTACTTCCCATCGGAAAGCTATCAATTGGCTTTTGCTGCCACCGAGCATTACTGTTCAAG ACCCTGGCGGACTCCATCAATCTGCCCTGTCGCGTTGTGAAGGGATGCAAGTACTGCAAAGCTGGTGCTGCCACTTCTTGCTTGGTGCGATTTGGTCATGACAG GGAATATCTAATTGATTTAATTGGGAACCTAGGATTCTTATCTGAACCTGACTCCCTCTTGAATGGACTATCGTCCATCTCGGTTTCTTCACCATTGCGCCCACCCAAACATGACTCAGCTGACATTTCTGATAATTTCAAGTTGTTGGCCAAGCAATATTTCCTTGATTGTCAGTCGTTAAATCTCATGTTCAGTGATCCAGCAGCTG GAACGGATGAGCCTATGGGATCCAATCTAGGTCCAAACTCATCACATGCAACAAACAGTGATTGTCAAGCTACCTTTACTCATCTTAAGGATGGTACTCAACGCGGTAGTCAAGATGGGAATTTTATAATGCAGAGGAG TTCCCCAGAGGATACTCAATCTGGACTAAGTGATCCCTTTAGCGATATGTCCCTTGAGATAGAAGACTTGATTATCCCATGGAGTGAGCTTGTTCTGAAAGAGAAAATTGGTGCAG GTTCTTTTGGTACTGTGCACCGTGCAGATTGGAATGGTTCG GATGTCGCAGTAAAGATTCTAATGGAGCAGGACTTCCACCCAGAGCGTCTCAAAGAATTTTTGAGAGAG GTTGCAATTATGAGAAGTTTGCGACATCCGAACATTGTTCTTCTTATGGGCGCTGTCACTCAGCCACCTAACCTTTCAATTGTGACTGAATACCTGTCAAG AGGTAGCCTGTACAGACTTTTACACAGGCATGGTGCAAGGGAAAATCTGGATGAGCGGCGCCGCTTGAGTATGGCTTTCGACGTG GCAAAAGGGATGAATTATCTTCATAAGCGTAATCCTCCAATAGTCCACCGGGATCTAAAGTCACCAAACCTGTTGGTTGACAAAAAGTACACTGTGAAAGTATGA
- the LOC136463453 gene encoding serine/threonine-protein kinase CTR1-like isoform X1 — MMKDAKWPPAAAGVGGRRGPPASSSSAAGAAYTLLASSPPTSASNDGCSPHYPPAPASDDDGPSFDASVAAAKLPFQQQQPHRNNPQLGVADWLRLQRQSSGSSVGGDDGEVSSTVSSTFANAAEYRDKGDADRPPSSSSKSWAQQAEEAYHLQLALALRLCSEASSAADPNFLDSSTAAAAADHLQHIASPQSLSHRFWVNGSLSYSDKVPDGFYLIQGMDPFIWTLCNDVHDGGLVPSIESLKAVNPTDSAIEVVVVDKVADYDLRQLISMAIDISRNRADSKEIATRLAAVVSTKMGGSVAATEEHELGPRWRDSVGFLKISSGSVVLPIGKLSIGFCCHRALLFKQNKKTLADSINLPCRVVKGCKYCKAGAATSCLVRFGHDREYLIDLIGNLGFLSEPDSLLNGLSSISVSSPLRPPKHDSADISDNFKLLAKQYFLDCQSLNLMFSDPAAVLGTDEPMGSNLGPNSSHATNSDCQATFTHLKDGTQRGSQDGNFIMQRSSPEDTQSGLSDPFSDMSLEIEDLIIPWSELVLKEKIGAGSFGTVHRADWNGSDVAVKILMEQDFHPERLKEFLREVAIMRSLRHPNIVLLMGAVTQPPNLSIVTEYLSRGSLYRLLHRHGARENLDERRRLSMAFDVAKGMNYLHKRNPPIVHRDLKSPNLLVDKKYTVKV; from the exons ATGATGAAGGATGCGAAGTGGCCGCCCGCGGCGGCGGGCGTCGGTGGGAGGCGAGGGCCCCCCGCCTCATCATCATCCGCCGCAGGGGCGGCCTACACCCTCCTCGCGTCCTCCCCGCCCACCAGCGCCAGCAACGACGGCTGCTCGCCGCACTACCCTCCCGCGCCCGCGTCCGACGACGACGGGCCCTCGTTCGACGCGTCCGTTGCTGCAGCGAAGCTTCcgttccagcagcagcagccgcacaGGAACAACCCCCAACTCGGTGTCGCGGACTGGCTGCGGCTGCAGCGGCAGTCCAGCGGGAGCAGCGTCGGGGGCGACGACGGCGAGGTATCCTCCACCGTCTCCTCCACCTTCGCCAACGCCGCAGAGTACAGGGACAAGGGCGACGCGGACCGCccgccgagcagcagcagcaagagctGGGCGCAGCAGGCGGAGGAGGCCTACCACCTCCAGCTCGCCCTCGCGCTCCGCCTCTGCTCCGAGGCCTCCTCCGCCGCGGACCCCAACTTCCTCgactcctccaccgccgccgccgccgccgaccacctcCAGCACATTGCATCGCCTCAATCCCTCTCCCACCGCTTCTGG GTCAACGGCAGCCTGTCCTACTCCGACAAGGTCCCGGATGGCTTCTACCTCATCCAGGGGATGGATCCCTTCATATGGACGCTCTGCAACGACGTGCACGACGGCGGCCTCGTCCCCTCCATTGAGTCTCTCAAGGCTGTCAATCCCACCGATTCTGCCATCGAGGTGGTCGTCGTAGATAAAGTGGCGGACTATGACCTGCGGCAGCTGATAAGCATGGCCATTGACATTTCTCGGAATCGTGCCGACTCCAAGGAGATCGCCACTCGACTCGCTGCCGTTGTGTCCACAAAGATGGG GGGATCAGTAGCAGCTACCGAGGAACACGAGTTGGGTCCCCGGTGGAGAGACTCTGTTGGGTTCCTGAAGATTAGCTCAGGGTCTGTTGTACTTCCCATCGGAAAGCTATCAATTGGCTTTTGCTGCCACCGAGCATTACTGTTCAAG CAAAACAAAAAGACCCTGGCGGACTCCATCAATCTGCCCTGTCGCGTTGTGAAGGGATGCAAGTACTGCAAAGCTGGTGCTGCCACTTCTTGCTTGGTGCGATTTGGTCATGACAG GGAATATCTAATTGATTTAATTGGGAACCTAGGATTCTTATCTGAACCTGACTCCCTCTTGAATGGACTATCGTCCATCTCGGTTTCTTCACCATTGCGCCCACCCAAACATGACTCAGCTGACATTTCTGATAATTTCAAGTTGTTGGCCAAGCAATATTTCCTTGATTGTCAGTCGTTAAATCTCATGTTCAGTGATCCAGCAGCTG TTTTAGGAACGGATGAGCCTATGGGATCCAATCTAGGTCCAAACTCATCACATGCAACAAACAGTGATTGTCAAGCTACCTTTACTCATCTTAAGGATGGTACTCAACGCGGTAGTCAAGATGGGAATTTTATAATGCAGAGGAG TTCCCCAGAGGATACTCAATCTGGACTAAGTGATCCCTTTAGCGATATGTCCCTTGAGATAGAAGACTTGATTATCCCATGGAGTGAGCTTGTTCTGAAAGAGAAAATTGGTGCAG GTTCTTTTGGTACTGTGCACCGTGCAGATTGGAATGGTTCG GATGTCGCAGTAAAGATTCTAATGGAGCAGGACTTCCACCCAGAGCGTCTCAAAGAATTTTTGAGAGAG GTTGCAATTATGAGAAGTTTGCGACATCCGAACATTGTTCTTCTTATGGGCGCTGTCACTCAGCCACCTAACCTTTCAATTGTGACTGAATACCTGTCAAG AGGTAGCCTGTACAGACTTTTACACAGGCATGGTGCAAGGGAAAATCTGGATGAGCGGCGCCGCTTGAGTATGGCTTTCGACGTG GCAAAAGGGATGAATTATCTTCATAAGCGTAATCCTCCAATAGTCCACCGGGATCTAAAGTCACCAAACCTGTTGGTTGACAAAAAGTACACTGTGAAAGTATGA
- the LOC136463453 gene encoding serine/threonine-protein kinase CTR1-like isoform X2 — translation MMKDAKWPPAAAGVGGRRGPPASSSSAAGAAYTLLASSPPTSASNDGCSPHYPPAPASDDDGPSFDASVAAAKLPFQQQQPHRNNPQLGVADWLRLQRQSSGSSVGGDDGEVSSTVSSTFANAAEYRDKGDADRPPSSSSKSWAQQAEEAYHLQLALALRLCSEASSAADPNFLDSSTAAAAADHLQHIASPQSLSHRFWVNGSLSYSDKVPDGFYLIQGMDPFIWTLCNDVHDGGLVPSIESLKAVNPTDSAIEVVVVDKVADYDLRQLISMAIDISRNRADSKEIATRLAAVVSTKMGGSVAATEEHELGPRWRDSVGFLKISSGSVVLPIGKLSIGFCCHRALLFKQNKKTLADSINLPCRVVKGCKYCKAGAATSCLVRFGHDREYLIDLIGNLGFLSEPDSLLNGLSSISVSSPLRPPKHDSADISDNFKLLAKQYFLDCQSLNLMFSDPAAGTDEPMGSNLGPNSSHATNSDCQATFTHLKDGTQRGSQDGNFIMQRSSPEDTQSGLSDPFSDMSLEIEDLIIPWSELVLKEKIGAGSFGTVHRADWNGSDVAVKILMEQDFHPERLKEFLREVAIMRSLRHPNIVLLMGAVTQPPNLSIVTEYLSRGSLYRLLHRHGARENLDERRRLSMAFDVAKGMNYLHKRNPPIVHRDLKSPNLLVDKKYTVKV, via the exons ATGATGAAGGATGCGAAGTGGCCGCCCGCGGCGGCGGGCGTCGGTGGGAGGCGAGGGCCCCCCGCCTCATCATCATCCGCCGCAGGGGCGGCCTACACCCTCCTCGCGTCCTCCCCGCCCACCAGCGCCAGCAACGACGGCTGCTCGCCGCACTACCCTCCCGCGCCCGCGTCCGACGACGACGGGCCCTCGTTCGACGCGTCCGTTGCTGCAGCGAAGCTTCcgttccagcagcagcagccgcacaGGAACAACCCCCAACTCGGTGTCGCGGACTGGCTGCGGCTGCAGCGGCAGTCCAGCGGGAGCAGCGTCGGGGGCGACGACGGCGAGGTATCCTCCACCGTCTCCTCCACCTTCGCCAACGCCGCAGAGTACAGGGACAAGGGCGACGCGGACCGCccgccgagcagcagcagcaagagctGGGCGCAGCAGGCGGAGGAGGCCTACCACCTCCAGCTCGCCCTCGCGCTCCGCCTCTGCTCCGAGGCCTCCTCCGCCGCGGACCCCAACTTCCTCgactcctccaccgccgccgccgccgccgaccacctcCAGCACATTGCATCGCCTCAATCCCTCTCCCACCGCTTCTGG GTCAACGGCAGCCTGTCCTACTCCGACAAGGTCCCGGATGGCTTCTACCTCATCCAGGGGATGGATCCCTTCATATGGACGCTCTGCAACGACGTGCACGACGGCGGCCTCGTCCCCTCCATTGAGTCTCTCAAGGCTGTCAATCCCACCGATTCTGCCATCGAGGTGGTCGTCGTAGATAAAGTGGCGGACTATGACCTGCGGCAGCTGATAAGCATGGCCATTGACATTTCTCGGAATCGTGCCGACTCCAAGGAGATCGCCACTCGACTCGCTGCCGTTGTGTCCACAAAGATGGG GGGATCAGTAGCAGCTACCGAGGAACACGAGTTGGGTCCCCGGTGGAGAGACTCTGTTGGGTTCCTGAAGATTAGCTCAGGGTCTGTTGTACTTCCCATCGGAAAGCTATCAATTGGCTTTTGCTGCCACCGAGCATTACTGTTCAAG CAAAACAAAAAGACCCTGGCGGACTCCATCAATCTGCCCTGTCGCGTTGTGAAGGGATGCAAGTACTGCAAAGCTGGTGCTGCCACTTCTTGCTTGGTGCGATTTGGTCATGACAG GGAATATCTAATTGATTTAATTGGGAACCTAGGATTCTTATCTGAACCTGACTCCCTCTTGAATGGACTATCGTCCATCTCGGTTTCTTCACCATTGCGCCCACCCAAACATGACTCAGCTGACATTTCTGATAATTTCAAGTTGTTGGCCAAGCAATATTTCCTTGATTGTCAGTCGTTAAATCTCATGTTCAGTGATCCAGCAGCTG GAACGGATGAGCCTATGGGATCCAATCTAGGTCCAAACTCATCACATGCAACAAACAGTGATTGTCAAGCTACCTTTACTCATCTTAAGGATGGTACTCAACGCGGTAGTCAAGATGGGAATTTTATAATGCAGAGGAG TTCCCCAGAGGATACTCAATCTGGACTAAGTGATCCCTTTAGCGATATGTCCCTTGAGATAGAAGACTTGATTATCCCATGGAGTGAGCTTGTTCTGAAAGAGAAAATTGGTGCAG GTTCTTTTGGTACTGTGCACCGTGCAGATTGGAATGGTTCG GATGTCGCAGTAAAGATTCTAATGGAGCAGGACTTCCACCCAGAGCGTCTCAAAGAATTTTTGAGAGAG GTTGCAATTATGAGAAGTTTGCGACATCCGAACATTGTTCTTCTTATGGGCGCTGTCACTCAGCCACCTAACCTTTCAATTGTGACTGAATACCTGTCAAG AGGTAGCCTGTACAGACTTTTACACAGGCATGGTGCAAGGGAAAATCTGGATGAGCGGCGCCGCTTGAGTATGGCTTTCGACGTG GCAAAAGGGATGAATTATCTTCATAAGCGTAATCCTCCAATAGTCCACCGGGATCTAAAGTCACCAAACCTGTTGGTTGACAAAAAGTACACTGTGAAAGTATGA
- the LOC136463453 gene encoding serine/threonine-protein kinase CTR1-like isoform X4: MMKDAKWPPAAAGVGGRRGPPASSSSAAGAAYTLLASSPPTSASNDGCSPHYPPAPASDDDGPSFDASVAAAKLPFQQQQPHRNNPQLGVADWLRLQRQSSGSSVGGDDGEVSSTVSSTFANAAEYRDKGDADRPPSSSSKSWAQQAEEAYHLQLALALRLCSEASSAADPNFLDSSTAAAAADHLQHIASPQSLSHRFWVNGSLSYSDKVPDGFYLIQGMDPFIWTLCNDVHDGGLVPSIESLKAVNPTDSAIEVVVVDKVADYDLRQLISMAIDISRNRADSKEIATRLAAVVSTKMGGSVAATEEHELGPRWRDSVGFLKISSGSVVLPIGKLSIGFCCHRALLFKQNKKTLADSINLPCRVVKGCKYCKAGAATSCLVRFGHDREYLIDLIGNLGFLSEPDSLLNGLSSISVSSPLRPPKHDSADISDNFKLLAKQYFLDCQSLNLMFSDPAAVLGTDEPMGSNLGPNSSHATNSDCQATFTHLKDGTQRGSQDGNFIMQRSSPEDTQSGLSDPFSDMSLEIEDLIIPWSELVLKEKIGAGSFGTVHRADWNGSDVAVKILMEQDFHPERLKEFLREVAIMRSLRHPNIVLLMGAVTQPPNLSIVTEYLSRGSLYRLLHRHGARENLDERRRLSMAFDVAQHV, translated from the exons ATGATGAAGGATGCGAAGTGGCCGCCCGCGGCGGCGGGCGTCGGTGGGAGGCGAGGGCCCCCCGCCTCATCATCATCCGCCGCAGGGGCGGCCTACACCCTCCTCGCGTCCTCCCCGCCCACCAGCGCCAGCAACGACGGCTGCTCGCCGCACTACCCTCCCGCGCCCGCGTCCGACGACGACGGGCCCTCGTTCGACGCGTCCGTTGCTGCAGCGAAGCTTCcgttccagcagcagcagccgcacaGGAACAACCCCCAACTCGGTGTCGCGGACTGGCTGCGGCTGCAGCGGCAGTCCAGCGGGAGCAGCGTCGGGGGCGACGACGGCGAGGTATCCTCCACCGTCTCCTCCACCTTCGCCAACGCCGCAGAGTACAGGGACAAGGGCGACGCGGACCGCccgccgagcagcagcagcaagagctGGGCGCAGCAGGCGGAGGAGGCCTACCACCTCCAGCTCGCCCTCGCGCTCCGCCTCTGCTCCGAGGCCTCCTCCGCCGCGGACCCCAACTTCCTCgactcctccaccgccgccgccgccgccgaccacctcCAGCACATTGCATCGCCTCAATCCCTCTCCCACCGCTTCTGG GTCAACGGCAGCCTGTCCTACTCCGACAAGGTCCCGGATGGCTTCTACCTCATCCAGGGGATGGATCCCTTCATATGGACGCTCTGCAACGACGTGCACGACGGCGGCCTCGTCCCCTCCATTGAGTCTCTCAAGGCTGTCAATCCCACCGATTCTGCCATCGAGGTGGTCGTCGTAGATAAAGTGGCGGACTATGACCTGCGGCAGCTGATAAGCATGGCCATTGACATTTCTCGGAATCGTGCCGACTCCAAGGAGATCGCCACTCGACTCGCTGCCGTTGTGTCCACAAAGATGGG GGGATCAGTAGCAGCTACCGAGGAACACGAGTTGGGTCCCCGGTGGAGAGACTCTGTTGGGTTCCTGAAGATTAGCTCAGGGTCTGTTGTACTTCCCATCGGAAAGCTATCAATTGGCTTTTGCTGCCACCGAGCATTACTGTTCAAG CAAAACAAAAAGACCCTGGCGGACTCCATCAATCTGCCCTGTCGCGTTGTGAAGGGATGCAAGTACTGCAAAGCTGGTGCTGCCACTTCTTGCTTGGTGCGATTTGGTCATGACAG GGAATATCTAATTGATTTAATTGGGAACCTAGGATTCTTATCTGAACCTGACTCCCTCTTGAATGGACTATCGTCCATCTCGGTTTCTTCACCATTGCGCCCACCCAAACATGACTCAGCTGACATTTCTGATAATTTCAAGTTGTTGGCCAAGCAATATTTCCTTGATTGTCAGTCGTTAAATCTCATGTTCAGTGATCCAGCAGCTG TTTTAGGAACGGATGAGCCTATGGGATCCAATCTAGGTCCAAACTCATCACATGCAACAAACAGTGATTGTCAAGCTACCTTTACTCATCTTAAGGATGGTACTCAACGCGGTAGTCAAGATGGGAATTTTATAATGCAGAGGAG TTCCCCAGAGGATACTCAATCTGGACTAAGTGATCCCTTTAGCGATATGTCCCTTGAGATAGAAGACTTGATTATCCCATGGAGTGAGCTTGTTCTGAAAGAGAAAATTGGTGCAG GTTCTTTTGGTACTGTGCACCGTGCAGATTGGAATGGTTCG GATGTCGCAGTAAAGATTCTAATGGAGCAGGACTTCCACCCAGAGCGTCTCAAAGAATTTTTGAGAGAG GTTGCAATTATGAGAAGTTTGCGACATCCGAACATTGTTCTTCTTATGGGCGCTGTCACTCAGCCACCTAACCTTTCAATTGTGACTGAATACCTGTCAAG AGGTAGCCTGTACAGACTTTTACACAGGCATGGTGCAAGGGAAAATCTGGATGAGCGGCGCCGCTTGAGTATGGCTTTCGACGTG GCCCAACATGTTTGA